The following proteins come from a genomic window of Microtus ochrogaster isolate Prairie Vole_2 chromosome 7, MicOch1.0, whole genome shotgun sequence:
- the Fscn2 gene encoding fascin-2 isoform X3 produces the protein MPTNGLHQVLKIQFGLVNDANRYLTAESFGFKVNASASSLKRKQTWVLEPDPGQGTAVLFRSSHLGRYLSAEEDGRVACEMDRPGRDCRFLVLPQPDGRWVLQSEPHGRFFGGTEDQLSCFATAISPAELWTVHLAIHPQAHLLSVSRRRYVHLCLQEDEMAADGDMPWGVDALLTLIFQSRRYCLKSYDSRYLRSDGHLVWEPEARACYTLEFKAGKLAFKDCDGRYLAPVGPAGTLKAGRNTRPGKDELFDLEQSHPQVVLVAANHRYVSVRQGVNVSANQDEELDHETFLMQIDQETKKCTFYSSTGGYWTLVTHGGLQATATQVSANTMFEMEWHGRRVALKASNGRYVCMKKNGQLAAISDFVGPSPQPAYGSQGQEWSTPSSPLGGDELFILKLINRPILVLRGLDGFVCHRRGSNQLDTNRSTYDVFHLSFRDGAYQIRGRGAGFWYVGSHGSVCSDGDLAEDFLFEFRERGRLAIRALSGKYLCGGASGLLRADADLPTGEALWEY, from the exons ATGCCAACCAACGGGCTGCACCAGGTGCTGAAGATCCAGTTTGGCCTCGTCAACGATGCCAACCGCTATCTGACAGCAGAGAGCTTTGGGTTCAAGGTCAACGCTTCAGCGTCCAGCCTCAAGAGGAAGCAGACGTGGGTCCTGGAGCCTGACCCAGGGCAGGGCACTGCTGTGCTGTTCCGCAGCAGCCACCTGGGCCGCTACCTGTCGGCAGAAGAAGATGGGCGTGTGGCCTGTGAGATGGATCGGCCAGGCCGTGACTGCCGCTTCCTGGTCTTGCCGCAGCCTGACGGGCGCTGGGTACTGCAGTCGGAGCCGCACGGCCGCTTCTTTGGCGGAACTGAGGACCAACTGTCCTGCTTTGCGACGGCGATCTCCCCGGCAGAGCTGTGGACTGTGCACCTGGCCATCCACCCACAGGCTCACTTGCTGAGCGTGAGCCGTAGGCGCTACGTGCACCTGTGTCTGCAGGAGGACGAGATGGCGGCCGATGGTGACATGCCGTGGGGTGTGGATGCGCTGCTCACCCTCATTTTCCAGAGTAGGCGGTACTGCCTCAAGTCCTACGACAGCCGCTACCTGCGCAGCGATGGCCACCTTGTCTGGGAGCCCGAAGCCCGTGCCTGCTACACGCTAGAGTTTAAGGCGGGCAAGCTCGCCTTCAAAGACTGTGATGGCCGCTACCTGGCACCCGTGGGACCTGCTGGCACACTCAAGGCTGGCCGCAACACGAGGCCCGGCAAGGATGAACTCTTCGATCTGGAGCAAAGTCACCCACAGGTGGTGCTGGTGGCTGCCAACCACCGCTACGTCTCTGTGAGGCAAG GAGTCAATGTCTCAGCCAATCAGGACGAAGAACTGGACCACGAGACCTTCCTGATGCAAATTGACCAGGAGACAAAGAAGTGTACTTTCTATTCCAGCACTGGGGGCTACTGGACCCTGGTCACTCATGGGGGCCTTCAGGCCACAGCCACACAAGT TTCTGCCAACACCATGTTTGAAATGGAATGGCACGGCCGGCGGGTGGCACTTAAAGCCAGCAACGGTCGTTATGTGTGCATGAAGAAAAACGGGCAGCTGGCCGCCATCAGTGACTTTGTGGG CCCAAGTCCGCAGCCTGCATATGGTAGCCAGGGGCAAGAGTGGTCCACTCCGTCCTCTCCCTTAGGTGGAGACGAGCTGTTCATCCTCAAACTCATCAACCGCCCCATCCTGGTGCTGCGTGGCCTGGACGGCTTCGTCTGCCACCGCCGGGGATCCAACCAGCTGGACACCAACCGCTCCACCTACGATGTCTTCCACTTGAGCTTCAGGGATGGCGCCTATCAGATCAGAG GCCGCGGAGCTGGCTTCTGGTACGTTGGCAGCCACGGGAGCGTGTGCAGCGACGGTGACCTGGCGGAGGATTTCCTCTTCGAGTTCCGAGAGCGTGGCCGCCTTGCCATCCGCGCCCTCAGTGGCAAATACCTGTGCGGCGGCGCTTCCGGGCTGCTGCGCGCTGACGCAGACCTGCCTACAGGGGAAGCTCTTTGGGAATACTGA
- the Fscn2 gene encoding fascin-2 isoform X1, whose translation MPTNGLHQVLKIQFGLVNDANRYLTAESFGFKVNASASSLKRKQTWVLEPDPGQGTAVLFRSSHLGRYLSAEEDGRVACEMDRPGRDCRFLVLPQPDGRWVLQSEPHGRFFGGTEDQLSCFATAISPAELWTVHLAIHPQAHLLSVSRRRYVHLCLQEDEMAADGDMPWGVDALLTLIFQSRRYCLKSYDSRYLRSDGHLVWEPEARACYTLEFKAGKLAFKDCDGRYLAPVGPAGTLKAGRNTRPGKDELFDLEQSHPQVVLVAANHRYVSVRQGVNVSANQDEELDHETFLMQIDQETKKCTFYSSTGGYWTLVTHGGLQATATQVSANTMFEMEWHGRRVALKASNGRYVCMKKNGQLAAISDFVGGDELFILKLINRPILVLRGLDGFVCHRRGSNQLDTNRSTYDVFHLSFRDGAYQIRGAGTQAAGRQWGAGDARAPADLQPCPQAAELASGTLAATGACAATVTWRRISSSSSESVAALPSAPSVANTCAAALPGCCALTQTCLQGKLFGNTEDSQGPTPQPHH comes from the exons ATGCCAACCAACGGGCTGCACCAGGTGCTGAAGATCCAGTTTGGCCTCGTCAACGATGCCAACCGCTATCTGACAGCAGAGAGCTTTGGGTTCAAGGTCAACGCTTCAGCGTCCAGCCTCAAGAGGAAGCAGACGTGGGTCCTGGAGCCTGACCCAGGGCAGGGCACTGCTGTGCTGTTCCGCAGCAGCCACCTGGGCCGCTACCTGTCGGCAGAAGAAGATGGGCGTGTGGCCTGTGAGATGGATCGGCCAGGCCGTGACTGCCGCTTCCTGGTCTTGCCGCAGCCTGACGGGCGCTGGGTACTGCAGTCGGAGCCGCACGGCCGCTTCTTTGGCGGAACTGAGGACCAACTGTCCTGCTTTGCGACGGCGATCTCCCCGGCAGAGCTGTGGACTGTGCACCTGGCCATCCACCCACAGGCTCACTTGCTGAGCGTGAGCCGTAGGCGCTACGTGCACCTGTGTCTGCAGGAGGACGAGATGGCGGCCGATGGTGACATGCCGTGGGGTGTGGATGCGCTGCTCACCCTCATTTTCCAGAGTAGGCGGTACTGCCTCAAGTCCTACGACAGCCGCTACCTGCGCAGCGATGGCCACCTTGTCTGGGAGCCCGAAGCCCGTGCCTGCTACACGCTAGAGTTTAAGGCGGGCAAGCTCGCCTTCAAAGACTGTGATGGCCGCTACCTGGCACCCGTGGGACCTGCTGGCACACTCAAGGCTGGCCGCAACACGAGGCCCGGCAAGGATGAACTCTTCGATCTGGAGCAAAGTCACCCACAGGTGGTGCTGGTGGCTGCCAACCACCGCTACGTCTCTGTGAGGCAAG GAGTCAATGTCTCAGCCAATCAGGACGAAGAACTGGACCACGAGACCTTCCTGATGCAAATTGACCAGGAGACAAAGAAGTGTACTTTCTATTCCAGCACTGGGGGCTACTGGACCCTGGTCACTCATGGGGGCCTTCAGGCCACAGCCACACAAGT TTCTGCCAACACCATGTTTGAAATGGAATGGCACGGCCGGCGGGTGGCACTTAAAGCCAGCAACGGTCGTTATGTGTGCATGAAGAAAAACGGGCAGCTGGCCGCCATCAGTGACTTTGTGG GTGGAGACGAGCTGTTCATCCTCAAACTCATCAACCGCCCCATCCTGGTGCTGCGTGGCCTGGACGGCTTCGTCTGCCACCGCCGGGGATCCAACCAGCTGGACACCAACCGCTCCACCTACGATGTCTTCCACTTGAGCTTCAGGGATGGCGCCTATCAGATCAGAGGTGCGGGAACGCAGGCTGCGGGGAGGCAATGGGGGGCAGGGGATGCCCGGGCCCCCGCCGACCTCCAGCCTTGCCCCCAGGCCGCGGAGCTGGCTTCTGGTACGTTGGCAGCCACGGGAGCGTGTGCAGCGACGGTGACCTGGCGGAGGATTTCCTCTTCGAGTTCCGAGAGCGTGGCCGCCTTGCCATCCGCGCCCTCAGTGGCAAATACCTGTGCGGCGGCGCTTCCGGGCTGCTGCGCGCTGACGCAGACCTGCCTACAGGGGAAGCTCTTTGGGAATACTGAGGACTCACAGGGGCCGACCCCACAGCCCCACCATTAA
- the Faap100 gene encoding Fanconi anemia core complex-associated protein 100, with the protein MAGASPRVHYLSDFCCPLGGRAGGKPHVLRHEAEVFLSTGREFVYVYDQEGGMLTAVFQFPDQVWHLQLLATRRALYVLCARTGIYCLSLDSQSRSVTQACEDEEDEARPFPVIRVDPDACVLPDAALCAFSVLDDMLVTLVQGPTQWKMQLFERPCPGEEPQSGSQLGEVELSTCTPPGGVPEKPAAPSFLPVLCCVFPPDSRAPHGHPEGCGCFMLEEALFGLLFGADATLLQSPVILCGLPDGQLCCVVLKALVTCELAPGDPKVLVKILHHLEEPVVFIGALRAEPHAEEEARELPSNENVHSDCLVALGHQGRTLAIKASWSESGNLVPELREYSLPGPVLCAACGRNGRMYHSTPSNLCVVDVARRDTPWNLEKPDGVTGGLPSMLCPASLSICSVVTLCVSTRASTGSTELLALSSKGRLISCVLDLNSEVPVPAKMAVANAGQKIKELLLDIGDVSERVSFLKKAVDQRNKAITSLNEAMNVSCALLSSQDGARPISCTIATSWSRLELRDMLMATCTLENSSSFSLDQGWTLCIQVLTSSSALDLDGAGSAFTYTIPVDRLGPGSRREVTLPLGPSESGMLDLPVTMSCWLYYSLKEVVGGALAPSDPLEVPYLEKLPLNLPKQEGVCLPLCKRTVDMLQCLRFPGVASQPAQAPCMPGSACEPVETFLKACQAPGSEPTGAASLRAKYLPPSTASIRVSAVLLRTALEDGHSGFHLCSATLQWLLAENAAAAVVRAQTLSSIQGVAPDGTDVNLIVREVAVTDLSPAGPIQAVEIQVESSSLANMCRAHHAIIRRMQTMVTEQAAQGSSPPDLRMQYLHQIHANHQELLREVQTLRDQLCTEDEVSSYSIAQKLLQVYRQLRNPSLVLL; encoded by the exons ATGGCGGGCGCTTCCCCACGCGTGCACTATCTGTCGGACTTCTGCTGCCCGCTCGGAGGCCGGGCGGGGGGGAAGCCGCATGTGCTGCGTCACGAGGCGGAGGTCTTTCTGTCCACGGGGCGCGAGTTCGTCTATGTGTACGACCAGGAGGGCGGGATGCTGACG GCGGTGTTCCAGTTTCCCGACCAGGTGTGGCACCTGCAGCTCCTGGCCACCCGCAGGGCGCTCTACGTCCTGTGCGCCCGGACTGGCATCTACTGTCTGTCGCTGGACTCGCAGAGCAG GTCTGTGACCCAGGCCTGTGAGGACGAAGAGGATGAGGCTCGCCCTTTCCCTGTGATCCGTGTGGACCCTGACGCCTGTGTCCTCCCCGACGCCGCACTCTGTGCCTTCAGTGTGCTGGATGACATGCTGGTCACCCTGGTCCAGGGCCCCACCCAGTGGAAGATGCAGCTGTTCGAGCGTCCCTGCCCAGGGGAGGAGCCTCAGTCTGGAAGCCAGCTCGGTGAGGTGGAGTTGTCCACCTGCACCCCCCCAGGTGGGGTGCCCGAGAAGCCTGCAGCCCCCAGCTTCCTGCCAGTGCTGTGCTGCGTGTTCCCACCAGACTCCAGGGCGCCTCATGGTCACCCCGAGGGCTGTGGCTGCTTCATGCTAGAGGAGGCCCTCTTTGGTCTCCTCTTCGGAGCTGACGCCACCCTCTTGCAGTCCCCCGTGATCCTCTGCGGTCTCCCCGATGGCCAGCTTTGCTGTGTGGTCCTGAAGGCCTTGGTTACTTGCGAGTTAGCTCCCGGTGACCCTAAGGTCCTGGTCAAGATCCTCCATCACCTGGAGGAGCCTGTGGTCTTCATCGGGGCTTTAAGGGCAGAGCCGCATGCtgaggaagaggcaagagagCTGCCGTCCAATGAGAACGTGCATTCTGACTGCCTCGTAGCCCTTGGCCACCAAGGCCGGACACTGgccatcaaggccagctggagcgAGTCGGGGAATCTGGTGCCAGAGCTTCGCGAGTACAGCCTCCCGGGGCCTGTGCTCTGTGCCGCCTGTGGCAGGAATGGCCGCATGTACCACAGCACCCCCTCAAACCTCTGTGTGGTCGACGTGGCTCGGAGAGACACTCCTTGGAACCTCGAGAAGCCAGACGGGGTCACAGGAGGTCTGCCTTCCATGCTGTGCCCTGCCAGCTTGAGCATCTGCAGTGTTGTCACCCTCTGTGTGTCTACAAGGGCATCTACAG GTAGCACCGAGCTCCTGGCCCTGTCTTCTAAAGGGCGCCTGATCTCCTGCGTCCTGGACTTGAACTCTGAGGTGCCTGTGCCTGCCAAAATGGCTGTGGCAAATGCAGGCCAGAAAATTAAGGAGCTACTCTTGGACATCGGTGATGTCTCCGAGAG AGTGTCCTTCCTGAAGAAGGCTGTTGACCAGCGCAACAAGGCCATAACAAGTCTCAACGAGGCCATGAATGTGAGCTGTGCCCTGCTGTCCAGCCAGGACGGTGCCCGGCCCATCTCGTGCACCATCGCTACCTCCTGGAGCCGCCTGGAGCTGCGAGACATGCTGATGGCCACCTGTACACTGGAGAATAGCAGCAGCTTCAGCCTGGACCAGGGCTGGACCCTGTGTATCCAGGTGCTTACTAGTTCCTCCGCCTTAGACCTAGATGGGGCTGGTTCAGCTTTTACCTACACCATTCCAGTGGACAGACTTGGCCCGGGCAGTCGGCGGGAAGTGACGCTGCCCCTGGGTCCTAGCGAGAGTGGCATGCTCGACCTGCCAGTGACCATGTCCTGCTGGCTCTACTATAGCCTCAAGGAAGTGGTGGGTGGGGCCCTGGCCCCCTCCGACCCTCTAGAGGTCCCCTATCTGGAGAAGCTCCCTCTCAATCTTCCTAAGCAAGAGGGTGTCTGCCTGCCCCTGTGCAAGCGCACGGTGGACATGCTGCAGTGTCTGCGCTTCCCTGGCGTGGCCTCACAACCCGCGCAGGCGCCCTGCATGCCTGGCTCTGCCTGTGAGCCCGTGGAAACCTTCCTGAAGGCCTGCCAAGCCCCCGGCAGTGAGCCAACTGGCGCTGCCTCCCTCCGGGCCAAGTACCTGCCTCCATCTACAGCGTCCATCAGGGTGTCCGCGGTGCTTCTCAGAACTGCCCTGGAGGACGGTCACTCAG GTTTCCACCTGTGCAGTGCTACGCTGCAGTGGCTCCTTGCCGAGAACGCTGCCGCAGCTGTCGTGAGGGCCCAGACCCTGTCCTCCATCCAGGGCGTAGCCCCAGATGGTACTGATGTCAACCTCATCGTCCGTGAG GTAGCTGTGACTGATCTGAGCCCTGCAGGGCCCATCCAGGCCGTGGAGATCCAAGTGGAGAGCTCCTCTCTGGCCAACATGTGCAGGGCGCATCATGCCATCATCAGACGCATGCAG ACTATGGTCACAGAACAAGCTGCCCAAGGCTCCAGCCCACCTGACCTCCGAATGCAATATCTACACCAGATCCACGCCAACCACCAG GAGCTGCTGCGCGAGGTGCAGACCCTGCGTGACCAGCTGTGCACCGAGGATGAGGTCAGCTCCTACAGCATAGCCCAGAAGCTGCTGCAGGTTTACAGGCAGCTCCGCAACCCTAGCCTTGTCCTGTTGTGA
- the Fscn2 gene encoding fascin-2 isoform X2 yields the protein MPTNGLHQVLKIQFGLVNDANRYLTAESFGFKVNASASSLKRKQTWVLEPDPGQGTAVLFRSSHLGRYLSAEEDGRVACEMDRPGRDCRFLVLPQPDGRWVLQSEPHGRFFGGTEDQLSCFATAISPAELWTVHLAIHPQAHLLSVSRRRYVHLCLQEDEMAADGDMPWGVDALLTLIFQSRRYCLKSYDSRYLRSDGHLVWEPEARACYTLEFKAGKLAFKDCDGRYLAPVGPAGTLKAGRNTRPGKDELFDLEQSHPQVVLVAANHRYVSVRQGVNVSANQDEELDHETFLMQIDQETKKCTFYSSTGGYWTLVTHGGLQATATQVSANTMFEMEWHGRRVALKASNGRYVCMKKNGQLAAISDFVGGDELFILKLINRPILVLRGLDGFVCHRRGSNQLDTNRSTYDVFHLSFRDGAYQIRGRGAGFWYVGSHGSVCSDGDLAEDFLFEFRERGRLAIRALSGKYLCGGASGLLRADADLPTGEALWEY from the exons ATGCCAACCAACGGGCTGCACCAGGTGCTGAAGATCCAGTTTGGCCTCGTCAACGATGCCAACCGCTATCTGACAGCAGAGAGCTTTGGGTTCAAGGTCAACGCTTCAGCGTCCAGCCTCAAGAGGAAGCAGACGTGGGTCCTGGAGCCTGACCCAGGGCAGGGCACTGCTGTGCTGTTCCGCAGCAGCCACCTGGGCCGCTACCTGTCGGCAGAAGAAGATGGGCGTGTGGCCTGTGAGATGGATCGGCCAGGCCGTGACTGCCGCTTCCTGGTCTTGCCGCAGCCTGACGGGCGCTGGGTACTGCAGTCGGAGCCGCACGGCCGCTTCTTTGGCGGAACTGAGGACCAACTGTCCTGCTTTGCGACGGCGATCTCCCCGGCAGAGCTGTGGACTGTGCACCTGGCCATCCACCCACAGGCTCACTTGCTGAGCGTGAGCCGTAGGCGCTACGTGCACCTGTGTCTGCAGGAGGACGAGATGGCGGCCGATGGTGACATGCCGTGGGGTGTGGATGCGCTGCTCACCCTCATTTTCCAGAGTAGGCGGTACTGCCTCAAGTCCTACGACAGCCGCTACCTGCGCAGCGATGGCCACCTTGTCTGGGAGCCCGAAGCCCGTGCCTGCTACACGCTAGAGTTTAAGGCGGGCAAGCTCGCCTTCAAAGACTGTGATGGCCGCTACCTGGCACCCGTGGGACCTGCTGGCACACTCAAGGCTGGCCGCAACACGAGGCCCGGCAAGGATGAACTCTTCGATCTGGAGCAAAGTCACCCACAGGTGGTGCTGGTGGCTGCCAACCACCGCTACGTCTCTGTGAGGCAAG GAGTCAATGTCTCAGCCAATCAGGACGAAGAACTGGACCACGAGACCTTCCTGATGCAAATTGACCAGGAGACAAAGAAGTGTACTTTCTATTCCAGCACTGGGGGCTACTGGACCCTGGTCACTCATGGGGGCCTTCAGGCCACAGCCACACAAGT TTCTGCCAACACCATGTTTGAAATGGAATGGCACGGCCGGCGGGTGGCACTTAAAGCCAGCAACGGTCGTTATGTGTGCATGAAGAAAAACGGGCAGCTGGCCGCCATCAGTGACTTTGTGG GTGGAGACGAGCTGTTCATCCTCAAACTCATCAACCGCCCCATCCTGGTGCTGCGTGGCCTGGACGGCTTCGTCTGCCACCGCCGGGGATCCAACCAGCTGGACACCAACCGCTCCACCTACGATGTCTTCCACTTGAGCTTCAGGGATGGCGCCTATCAGATCAGAG GCCGCGGAGCTGGCTTCTGGTACGTTGGCAGCCACGGGAGCGTGTGCAGCGACGGTGACCTGGCGGAGGATTTCCTCTTCGAGTTCCGAGAGCGTGGCCGCCTTGCCATCCGCGCCCTCAGTGGCAAATACCTGTGCGGCGGCGCTTCCGGGCTGCTGCGCGCTGACGCAGACCTGCCTACAGGGGAAGCTCTTTGGGAATACTGA